From one Luteolibacter sp. SL250 genomic stretch:
- a CDS encoding type II secretion system protein, translating to MKTQPMAKKSGFTLLETVIAIGVLAVLLTGFMYVFGPAATGIRKAINVQEADRLASTLEREMTTVRDRESSKYDNGFEKGYDWIESSYKPGEAIFVYQYRGDPADQRPDGTLKAMAKAQGSPGKDYVVQPMARRLNDPLFAEDIKAIEGGLFMVKCLQLTYTGSRDELEAKASSKGRITSPDGSGGGSVDNYPDAVIAFAAEFYSMPAKSMDYLKSTPFSKIFESDSNPIFRRNLAVRR from the coding sequence ATGAAAACCCAACCTATGGCCAAAAAATCCGGCTTTACCCTGCTGGAAACCGTGATCGCGATCGGCGTGCTCGCCGTGCTGCTCACCGGCTTCATGTATGTCTTCGGTCCCGCCGCCACCGGTATCCGCAAGGCGATCAACGTGCAGGAGGCGGATCGTCTGGCATCCACGCTCGAGCGCGAGATGACCACCGTCCGCGACCGGGAATCCTCCAAATACGACAACGGATTTGAAAAGGGATACGACTGGATCGAGTCATCCTACAAGCCGGGGGAGGCGATCTTCGTCTACCAGTACCGTGGTGATCCGGCGGACCAACGGCCGGATGGCACCCTGAAAGCCATGGCGAAGGCTCAAGGCAGCCCGGGCAAGGACTATGTGGTCCAGCCGATGGCACGCCGTCTGAATGACCCCCTTTTCGCGGAAGACATCAAAGCGATCGAAGGTGGTCTGTTCATGGTGAAATGCCTCCAGCTCACCTACACCGGCTCAAGGGATGAACTGGAAGCGAAGGCGTCCTCGAAAGGCCGCATCACTTCTCCGGATGGATCCGGCGGAGGCAGCGTGGACAACTATCCCGACGCGGTGATCGCGTTTGCGGCGGAGTTTTACAGCATGCCCGCGAAGTCGATGGATTACCTGAAGAGCACGCCCTTCTCCAAGATCTTCGAGTCCGACTCCAATCCCATTTTCCGCCGGAACCTCGCCGTCCGCCGCTGA
- a CDS encoding prepilin-type N-terminal cleavage/methylation domain-containing protein, producing the protein MQFGFPKTSPSCRSRGFSLIELLAVIAIISILMTVAAIGVGGVLGGKGTGTGVATAEAVFDEARAAAVSKRTRSRVLIDVSDPKNRDNYLRRMFVVYEELDDSGLPETDNWVVAGRALFLPDQTYFSRAFSTKDHSGAGGTLEQMTLSNVNRTFQGEYLYYEFNGEGICATPGASFVIGTGARNPGDPKPVVTASTKRDFGGFVVWRNGRTSVFRSPEQMNLPSDVKNF; encoded by the coding sequence ATGCAATTTGGATTCCCGAAAACCTCCCCGTCGTGCCGATCACGGGGATTCTCGCTCATCGAGCTCCTGGCGGTGATCGCCATCATTTCCATCCTGATGACCGTAGCTGCCATCGGCGTGGGTGGGGTTCTGGGGGGGAAAGGTACGGGGACCGGAGTGGCGACGGCGGAAGCCGTTTTTGATGAGGCCCGGGCCGCGGCGGTCAGCAAGCGGACCCGCTCGCGTGTTCTGATTGACGTTTCCGACCCGAAGAACCGCGACAACTACCTCCGCCGCATGTTCGTGGTTTATGAGGAGCTGGATGACAGCGGGCTGCCGGAGACGGATAACTGGGTGGTGGCCGGCCGGGCGCTGTTCCTGCCGGACCAGACATACTTCAGCCGCGCTTTCAGCACGAAGGATCATTCCGGTGCGGGTGGTACTCTGGAGCAGATGACCTTGAGCAATGTGAACCGCACGTTCCAAGGGGAGTACCTCTACTATGAATTCAACGGTGAAGGCATCTGCGCCACTCCCGGCGCCAGCTTCGTCATCGGCACCGGTGCCCGCAATCCGGGGGATCCCAAGCCGGTGGTCACCGCCTCCACCAAGCGCGACTTCGGAGGATTCGTGGTCTGGCGCAACGGGCGCACTTCCGTATTCCGCAGCCCGGAGCAGATGAATCTGCCCAGCGACGTCAAAAATTTCTGA
- a CDS encoding type II secretion system protein codes for MKTLPTNARRKKGFTLIELMVAMTITTMIVTVLVSITAIALDTWTRSRSEIRANRQAKSMLDTMARDLEALVNRRGANTEWLSAVTEPVEAKGAMPAIDSPSSSSLIFYTSPTDRYNGEVSEEEKTVGDVSCVGYQLKYQDPIQAKGSKEIPTFVLYRNLVNPDDTYDKLLSKSNRTATSLRSMFDEAFGSETDDPNNFVCENIFQFTITLNVKVERSFARGASTVEVPITLGGANATATEFRLEAGNIITDFSARSTEVSDEELKGGSLTSVEVSMSVLTDFGVEQMRVRSFKTPTEQAEFLTKNSYHYSKLVPVATP; via the coding sequence ATGAAAACCCTTCCAACAAACGCCCGCCGCAAGAAAGGCTTCACCCTCATCGAGCTGATGGTGGCGATGACGATCACCACCATGATCGTGACCGTCCTCGTCTCGATCACCGCCATCGCCCTCGACACCTGGACGCGCAGCCGCTCGGAGATCCGTGCGAACCGCCAGGCGAAGTCCATGCTGGACACCATGGCGCGCGACCTCGAGGCGCTGGTGAACCGCCGCGGTGCGAACACCGAGTGGCTTTCCGCGGTCACCGAGCCGGTTGAGGCAAAGGGAGCCATGCCGGCCATCGACAGCCCCAGCTCCTCCAGCCTCATTTTCTACACCTCGCCGACCGACCGCTACAATGGAGAGGTTTCCGAGGAGGAGAAAACCGTCGGTGATGTTTCCTGCGTCGGCTACCAGTTGAAATACCAGGACCCGATCCAGGCGAAAGGATCGAAGGAGATCCCGACGTTCGTGCTCTACCGGAACCTGGTGAATCCCGACGATACCTATGACAAGCTGCTTTCCAAGTCGAACCGGACCGCGACCAGCCTCCGCTCGATGTTCGATGAGGCGTTCGGCTCTGAAACCGATGACCCGAACAACTTCGTCTGCGAGAACATCTTCCAGTTCACCATCACGCTCAACGTGAAGGTGGAGCGTTCGTTCGCACGGGGTGCCTCAACCGTGGAGGTACCGATCACCCTTGGTGGCGCGAACGCGACCGCCACCGAGTTCCGCCTGGAGGCGGGGAACATCATCACCGACTTCAGCGCCCGTTCGACCGAAGTTTCGGACGAGGAACTCAAAGGCGGATCCCTCACCTCCGTGGAGGTGTCCATGTCGGTCCTGACGGACTTCGGGGTGGAGCAGATGCGGGTGCGTTCCTTCAAGACACCCACGGAGCAGGCGGAGTTCCTCACGAAGAACTCCTACCATTACTCCAAGCTGGTTCCAGTCGCCACTCCCTGA
- a CDS encoding DUF456 domain-containing protein: MWDAISGWDYWNGVGAGVAWVVTICLMVAGLVGCVLPVLPGHLIILIGAVAHRVMLGREGSGLEWWSFLVLVLLLAASQAFEIASGAAGTRWFGGTRWGAVGAFAGSIVGIFFLPFGLLLGPLIGAFAAEMLFAKKKPTFAASSGVGSVVGTLAGMAVKIVGGVLMVLWFVVDVFWIG, translated from the coding sequence ATGTGGGATGCGATTTCCGGCTGGGACTACTGGAATGGAGTGGGCGCCGGCGTCGCCTGGGTGGTGACCATTTGCCTCATGGTGGCCGGACTGGTGGGCTGCGTGCTGCCGGTCCTGCCGGGCCATCTCATCATCCTCATCGGGGCGGTGGCCCACCGCGTGATGCTCGGCCGGGAGGGATCGGGACTGGAGTGGTGGTCTTTCCTCGTGCTGGTGCTGCTGCTGGCTGCCTCCCAAGCCTTCGAGATCGCCAGCGGTGCGGCGGGCACCCGCTGGTTCGGCGGCACCCGGTGGGGCGCTGTGGGAGCCTTTGCCGGCAGCATCGTGGGGATCTTTTTCCTCCCGTTCGGGCTTCTGCTCGGCCCGCTGATCGGCGCATTCGCGGCGGAGATGCTGTTCGCGAAGAAGAAGCCTACTTTCGCGGCCAGTTCCGGCGTCGGCTCGGTAGTGGGAACCCTCGCCGGGATGGCGGTGAAAATCGTCGGCGGCGTGTTGATGGTCCTCTGGTTCGTGGTGGATGTGTTCTGGATCGGGTGA
- a CDS encoding serine hydrolase codes for MIVRFLSLLAVFVPFSLSAQAPESVMVVEAYSGKILVASNAGQKRPVASLNKIATAVVAIDWATASGRDIATVMITAPQTVALVGGPNPMNLQPGDRLSLRDALYSALLGSDNLAALTIADHVGRDLLVRRGRDGDPVAAFVAEMGRLGQAVGMTQTNFVNPHGLDIRNTKGYSTAADMAKLSVYAMRRNAFTFIVRQPNRNVTVSGPGGDRKYLVRNTNQLVGEPGILGIKTGTTNAAGQCVAVCMDREPLVRMKADGNKGATPRRLIVVVLNNPQRFDRARSLIRQGWSIYDPWLAAGAPVNDPKREILAIPPAQ; via the coding sequence ATGATCGTCCGTTTCCTTTCCCTGCTCGCTGTTTTCGTGCCCTTTTCCCTGTCCGCCCAGGCGCCGGAAAGCGTGATGGTGGTGGAAGCCTACTCCGGAAAAATCCTCGTCGCCTCGAACGCCGGCCAGAAACGGCCGGTCGCCAGCCTCAACAAGATCGCCACCGCAGTGGTTGCCATTGATTGGGCGACCGCTTCCGGCAGGGACATCGCCACGGTCATGATCACGGCACCGCAGACGGTTGCCCTCGTCGGCGGGCCGAATCCCATGAACCTGCAGCCGGGAGACCGGCTGTCGCTCCGGGACGCGCTTTATTCCGCGCTCCTCGGTTCGGACAATCTGGCCGCACTGACCATCGCGGACCACGTTGGGCGGGACCTCCTCGTCCGCCGTGGCCGGGATGGCGATCCGGTGGCGGCGTTCGTCGCGGAGATGGGGCGGCTCGGCCAGGCGGTGGGCATGACCCAGACGAACTTCGTGAATCCCCACGGGTTGGACATCCGGAACACCAAGGGCTACTCCACCGCGGCGGACATGGCGAAGCTTTCCGTCTATGCCATGCGGCGGAATGCGTTCACCTTCATCGTCCGCCAGCCGAACCGGAATGTGACGGTTTCCGGGCCTGGTGGAGACCGGAAGTACCTGGTCCGGAACACCAACCAACTCGTCGGTGAGCCGGGGATCCTGGGCATCAAGACAGGCACCACCAACGCGGCCGGCCAGTGCGTCGCCGTTTGCATGGACCGCGAGCCGCTCGTCCGGATGAAGGCGGACGGCAACAAGGGGGCCACCCCGCGCCGCCTGATCGTCGTCGTTCTCAACAATCCGCAGCGTTTCGACCGCGCCCGCTCGCTCATCCGGCAGGGTTGGTCGATCTATGATCCCTGGCTGGCTGCAGGCGCACCGGTGAATGACCCGAAGCGTGAAATCCTTGCGATTCCTCCGGCCCAGTGA
- a CDS encoding rhomboid family intramembrane serine protease: MRCCGVYFSELRHRLRSILSARASWGVVFFLVAVQVLVSIAGGHEGLPWIFQKFGLSRSGVSDGEVWQLLSYGLFHGGLLHVGINCLCIVMIGARVEHVLGKGRVVKTLAAGVIGGGLAHLMMDDGGPLVGISGGCVALLILLTTLSPDSKMWPIPVSARTLGIGVMVAELILALVDLNPDIPGFTKVVQVFTDAGLAGQGYSIGHACHFGGGMAGFFMGLWLLRPPVTIATLRRERERREARKIKSGGV, from the coding sequence ATGCGATGCTGCGGTGTGTACTTTTCGGAACTGAGGCACCGGCTGAGATCGATCTTGTCGGCGCGTGCCTCATGGGGGGTGGTCTTTTTCCTGGTCGCCGTGCAGGTGCTGGTCTCCATCGCCGGTGGGCATGAGGGGCTGCCGTGGATCTTCCAGAAATTCGGGCTCAGCCGGAGCGGAGTCTCGGACGGAGAGGTGTGGCAGTTGTTGAGCTACGGGTTGTTCCATGGCGGCCTGCTGCACGTGGGGATCAACTGCCTGTGCATCGTGATGATCGGAGCGCGGGTGGAACACGTGCTGGGGAAGGGGAGGGTCGTGAAAACCCTGGCCGCCGGGGTCATCGGCGGCGGATTGGCGCACCTGATGATGGATGACGGCGGGCCGCTGGTGGGGATTTCCGGCGGCTGCGTGGCCCTTCTCATCCTGCTGACCACCCTGTCACCGGACTCGAAGATGTGGCCCATCCCGGTTTCCGCCCGGACGCTGGGCATCGGCGTCATGGTGGCGGAGCTCATTCTCGCCCTCGTGGATCTGAATCCTGACATTCCCGGATTCACGAAAGTGGTGCAGGTGTTCACTGACGCCGGGCTTGCCGGGCAGGGATACAGCATCGGCCACGCCTGTCACTTCGGTGGAGGCATGGCCGGGTTTTTCATGGGGCTTTGGCTGCTGCGGCCACCGGTGACCATCGCCACCCTCCGCCGTGAGCGGGAACGGAGGGAGGCGAGGAAGATCAAATCCGGGGGAGTATAG